Proteins from a genomic interval of Zingiber officinale cultivar Zhangliang chromosome 2A, Zo_v1.1, whole genome shotgun sequence:
- the LOC122044102 gene encoding uncharacterized protein LOC122044102, with translation MVQQNQFGGGPHDDPNHRLELSYDICGTMKVNRVPPESVRLLLFRFSLKDRAKQWLNSLPANSISSWEQCEQKFLDKFYPPSKTAHMRNLITSFKQIDSESLFEAWDRFKTGGALMNKSLDEAEEIIENMAQNHHQWATERSGDSFSGNLIKVLEKFDVDTVTLMSAKLDALTKKFKVMGNNNNMANAIINQLGQYNAIVSYNQRQNNPYSNTYNPGRRNHPNFSYRNNQDQGPTKQNYQPGQQIYSPGQQSYSSGQQTYQQQQPSQLSRIEKMLEEALSEQKEMKNEIKLLTQRMENSEKHQKMQDNQIAQIAQSFSRGQGTFPRKPNINPVEHCNRIELRSGRTDMQSLHELAVSISWVWGHQRNQNGERRVTVSLKESAM, from the exons ATGGTTCAGCAGAATCAATTCGGAGGAGGACCGCACGATGATCCAAACCATCGCTTAGAGCTTTCCTACGATATATGTGGTACTATGAAAGTGAATAGAGTTCCTCCAGAATCAGTGAGATTGCTTCTTTTCAGATTTTCCTtgaaagacagagccaagcagtggctaaattcTCTTCCAGCAAACAGCATAtcatcttgggagcagtgtgagcagaaatttcTGGACAAGTTCTACCCACCAAGCAAAACTGCCCACATGAGGAACTTGATCACTagcttcaaacagatagactcagaatcattatttgaagcctgggACAGATTCAAAA caggaggagcactaATGAACAAGAGTCTTGATGAAGccgaagagatcatagagaatatGGCACAGAACCATCATCAGTGGGCAACTGAAAGATCTGGTGATTCTTTCTCAGGGAATCTAATAAAGGTGTTAGAAAAATTCGACGTAGATACAGTCACACTCATGTCTGCAAAACTGgacgctctgaccaagaagtttAAGGTCATGGGGAACAACAACAACATGGCCAATGCAATA ataaaccaacttggGCAGTACAATGCGATAGTCAGCTACAACCAAAGGCAAAACAATCCGTACTCCAATACATACAACCCAGGACGGAGGAATCACCCGAATTTCTCATACCGAAATAATCAGGACCAAGGGCCAACAAAACAAAACTATCAACCTGGACAACAGATCTACTCACCTGGACAGCAGAGCTACTCATCTGGACAACAGACTTATCAACAACAGCAACCTTCACAATTATCCAGAATTGAAAAGATGCTAGAGgaagctctctcagagcaaaaagagatgaagaatgagattaAGCTGTTGACtcaaagaatggaaaattctgagaaacaccaaaagatgcaagacaACCAGATAGCTCAGATAGCCCAATCCTTCTCAAGAGGACAGGGAACATTTCCAAGAAAGCCAAATATAAACCCAGTGGAACACTGCAACCGTATCGAGCTGAGGAGCGGACGAACT GATATGCAGAGCCTCCACGAGCTAGCCGTGAGTATTTCATGGGTGTGGGGGCATCAGAGAAACCAAAATGGCGAAAGGCGAGTCACCGTGAGCTTAAAGGAGTCAGCCATGTGA
- the LOC122040134 gene encoding transcription factor JUNGBRUNNEN 1-like has translation MEEIKNKEDDVLLPGFRFHPTDEELVSFYLRRKLSKKPLNIEIIKEIDVYKYEPWDLTKTSSTGEEAFFFCRRGRKYRNSVRPNRVTGSGFWKATGIDKSINSVRGDCIGLKKSLVYYVGSAGKGVKTNWMMHEFRLPSAASAPTIHNAEVWTICRIFKRRSSPYKKQPNCQKAPDSHRQLDADDHQVLSSDSVNGKKDLIINYDSQFWDVPSPLLEWHPDNRLMDTPNIDEFCSSLGGDHWDELASLMEFLTD, from the exons ATGGAAGAGATTAAGAATAAGGAAGATGATGTTCTTCTCCCCGGATTCCGATTCCACCCCACCGACGAAGAGTTGGTCAGCTTCTATCTCCGGCGAAAGTTGTCCAAGAAGCCTTTGAATATAGAGATCATCAAAGAAATAGATGTCTACAAGTATGAACCATGGGACTTAACAA AAACCAGCTCGACCGGAGAGGAGGCTTTCTTCTTTTGCCGAAGGGGGAGAAAGTATAGGAATAGTGTAAGACCAAACAGAGTGACCGGCTCCGGCTTCTGGAAGGCCACCGGCATCGACAAGTCGATAAATTCAGTTCGAGGCGACTGCATAGGCCTGAAGAAATCCCTTGTTTACTACGTCGGGAGCGCGGGAAAGGGGGTCAAAACCAACTGGATGATGCATGAATTTCGCCTTCCTTCGGCGGCCTCTGCTCCTACTATTCACAACGCT GAAGTTTGGACGATATGTCGAATCTTCAAGAGGCGCAGCAGCCCCTACAAGAAGCAGCCAAATTGCCAAAAGGCACCGGACAGTCACAGGCAGTTGGATGCTGATGACCATCAAGTGCTATCATCAGACTCTGTAAATGGAAAGAAAGATTTGATCATAAATTATGACAGCCAATTCTGGGATGTTCCATCTCCATTATTAGAGTGGCATCCTGATAATCGATTGATGGATACTCCAAACATAGATGAGTTTTGCAGCAGTTTAGGTGGGGATCATTGGGATGAACTAGCAAGTCTGATGGAGTTCCTGACAGATTAA
- the LOC122040135 gene encoding fe(2+) transport protein 2-like: MVSSHSLTHLLVVLCFLCFLCFLCVHPSAAAGNDTAPAACVATSLGKCHDKAASLRLKLIAIVTILVASFLGVCLPLFSRSVPVLRPDRDFFFVVKAFASGVILATGYMHVLPDSFENLTSPCLPEDPWAKFPFTAFIAMLSAVFTLMVDSLMLSFHSRKAAGAAIADHESQGHGVAPHVHGGMPQLDVESKAGKKATLLRNRIIAQVLEMGIIVHSVVIGLSMGASNNPCTIRPLVAALCFHQFFEGMGLGGCILQAEYGTKMKSILAFFFSTTTPFGIALGIGLSNVYRDNSPTALIVVGVLNASSAGLLNYMALVDLLAADFMGPKLQGSVRLQMWAFLAVLLGAGGMSLMAKWA; this comes from the exons ATGGTTTCTTCGCATTCCCTCACCCACCTTCTCGTCGTCCTCTGTTTCCTCTGTTTCCTCTGTTTCCTCTGCGTCCACCCTTCCGCGGCCGCCGGCAATGACACTGCGCCGGCGGCGTGCGTAGCAACCTCCCTGGGCAAGTGCCACGACAAGGCGGCTTCCCTCCGCCTGAAGCTGATTGCCATAGTCACCATCCTGGTGGCCAGCTTCCTCGGCGTCTGCCTTCCGCTCTTCTCCCGCTCGGTCCCCGTGCTCCGACCGGACCGAGACTTCTTCTTCGTCGTGAAGGCCTTCGCCTCCGGCGTCATCCTCGCCACCGGGTACATGCACGTGCTCCCGGACTCGTTCGAAAACCTCACGTCGCCGTGCCTGCCGGAGGACCCCTGGGCCAAGTTCCCCTTCACCGCCTTCATCGCCATGCTCTCGGCCGTCTTCACGTTGATGGTGGACTCACTCATGCTCTCGTTCCACAGCAGGAAGGCGGCTGGCGCGGCCATCGCCGACCACGAGAGCCAGGGCCACGGCGTCGCACCACACGTCCACGGCGGGATGCCGCAGCTCGATGTGGAAAGCAAAGCCGGGAAGAAAGCGACCTTGCTTCGGAATCGCATAATAGCTCAG GTGCTGGAGATGGGGATCATAGTTCACTCGGTGGTGATAGGGCTGTCGATGGGAGCATCTAACAACCCTTGCACCATTCGCCCCCTCGTCGCCGCCCTCTGCTTCCACCAATTCTTCGAAGGAATGGGCCTCGGCGGTTGCATTCTTCAG GCGGAGTACGGGACGAAGATGAAGTCGATCTTGGCGTTCTTCTTCTCGACGACGACGCCGTTCGGGATCGCGCTCGGCATCGGGCTGTCGAACGTGTACCGCGACAACAGTCCGACCGCGCTCATCGTCGTGGGCGTGCTGAATGCCTCCTCCGCGGGGCTGCTCAACTACATGGCGTTGGTAGACCTCCTCGCCGCCGACTTCATGGGGCCCAAGCTTCAGGGCAGCGTCAGACTCCAGATGTGGGCGTTCCTGGCCGTTCTCCTCGGCGCCGGCGGAATGTCGCTCATGGCCAAATGGGCTTAA